The Armatimonadota bacterium region GTGCACTGGGCGGCCAGAATAGCCGCTACCATAAGCTGGTGCGGAGTCTGATAATCCAGAGTGCACTTCGCGTCGGGATACTCTTTCTTGAGTATTTCGATTATCTTGGGCGCGCGCTCTTTTTTCTCTTCTAACGTCATTATGAGTGACACCTTATAAACGCCTTGAAGGACCGGTCGTAAGTCTTTTCGACCTCGGGCGGGAAGCAGCACGCGGGGAGTTGGTCCATACCCAAATGATATTGAATGCACTCACAGCACTTGCCGTGCCGGCAGCAGCCTGAATAGGTGCAGTTGCAGTTCATAGAGTTCTC contains the following coding sequences:
- a CDS encoding DUF6485 family protein, producing MACERSNENSMNCNCTYSGCCRHGKCCECIQYHLGMDQLPACCFPPEVEKTYDRSFKAFIRCHS